A section of the Bifidobacterium sp. ESL0728 genome encodes:
- a CDS encoding pyridoxal phosphate-dependent aminotransferase, which produces MRFSSRVGSTKLNPIAKAEAEVRSQGIKLETVNDSNPTKHGLAPKEVPGVYTAQPRGPLAARTQLARFLMKRNAEELAAEHPYRNHGVQQNDDGSTAASISSDDDSNLCETAERRLQDRSAPVDPDRLYLLSSTSEAYTWLFKLMCDPGDIVLGPKPGYPLIESIGGLENVDTLEYQLRFDGSWFIDVAWLRELLESPKGRKVQAIVLINPNNPTGSYIKPDEREALVALCREHEIAIIADEVFFDYSLEPFEGNRRLAGEQGALTFALDGFSKLLAAPHAKVGWIQVSGPKDLVAEAQRRLDIIADDYLPFSDIIAEQMPELLEAVPGQLKRVQQRTSANLKRLHIMLDEDESGLVSVLRAEGGWNVLLRFPSVIDENALVLRLIHDFNLTGQPGYYFDMTENGYLAVSLLPEPAVFERNIKAVLAAVSCELECV; this is translated from the coding sequence ATGCGTTTTTCGTCCAGGGTTGGTTCGACCAAACTCAATCCCATCGCCAAAGCCGAAGCAGAAGTTCGCAGCCAAGGGATTAAGCTTGAAACCGTCAACGATTCCAACCCGACGAAGCATGGTCTCGCCCCAAAGGAAGTGCCGGGCGTCTATACTGCGCAGCCGCGTGGGCCGTTGGCGGCACGAACACAGTTGGCCCGGTTTCTGATGAAGAGAAATGCCGAAGAACTGGCAGCGGAACATCCGTATCGCAATCATGGTGTGCAGCAGAACGATGACGGTTCAACTGCGGCATCGATTTCAAGTGATGATGACAGCAATCTCTGCGAGACGGCAGAACGTCGATTGCAGGATCGGTCTGCGCCCGTCGACCCGGATCGGCTTTACCTGCTGAGCTCCACATCCGAGGCCTACACATGGCTGTTCAAGCTGATGTGTGACCCGGGCGATATCGTGTTGGGCCCTAAGCCCGGCTATCCGCTGATAGAATCCATCGGCGGGCTGGAGAATGTGGACACGCTGGAATATCAGCTGCGCTTCGACGGTTCTTGGTTTATCGACGTCGCGTGGCTTCGCGAGCTCTTGGAAAGTCCGAAAGGCCGGAAGGTGCAGGCGATCGTCCTGATTAATCCCAATAATCCGACCGGCTCGTACATCAAACCCGACGAGCGTGAGGCGTTGGTGGCGTTGTGCCGCGAGCATGAGATCGCCATTATCGCCGACGAGGTGTTTTTCGATTATTCGCTGGAACCTTTCGAAGGTAACCGTCGGCTGGCAGGGGAGCAGGGTGCGTTGACCTTTGCACTTGACGGCTTTTCGAAGCTGCTGGCTGCCCCTCACGCGAAAGTCGGCTGGATTCAGGTCAGCGGGCCGAAGGATTTGGTGGCCGAAGCGCAACGTCGGCTCGACATCATCGCCGACGATTACCTGCCGTTCAGCGACATCATTGCCGAGCAAATGCCGGAATTGCTTGAAGCTGTTCCGGGGCAGCTAAAGCGTGTGCAGCAACGCACCAGCGCCAATCTTAAACGGTTGCATATCATGCTGGACGAGGACGAGTCCGGTCTGGTGTCGGTATTGCGTGCCGAAGGTGGCTGGAACGTGCTTCTGAGATTCCCTTCGGTTATCGACGAAAACGCGCTGGTGCTGCGCCTGATCCATGACTTCAACCTGACCGGCCAACCCGGCTATTACTTTGATATGACCGAAAACGGCTATCTTGCCGTCTCCCTGCTGCCGGAACCAGCTGTTTTCGAGCGCAATATCAAGGCCGTTCTGGCAGCAGTATCGTGCGAGCTTGAATGTGTTTGA
- a CDS encoding glycosyltransferase yields the protein MNTSSRSFPARHKTAIFALLAAAVILLLECFAFNLQFWSTLGASRDSVSALNTLGPGLSRQKDGTLLVTDPSSAFLTTKSDGSSPYIRIDPAESTFRFTSPSEVLGFADASQNMGSTAKGKAESPLTAFHIRVDAAGYASPVRSVSTVISNSRYLRIPHLNSAQQTTDIKVWVDEPAGTHVDIAAVHANVRVPFHASWGRVAAMATIVLLIALWMPSSALWRMRLDTASIRQRLVFAGFMLIVGAFAALSIVQSIWAANSSAFHEPGNYTYDFNQYDHLSDSLLHGKTSIDLPVPQALKTAQNPYDPQTREMLLNKGVTPIYWDYSYYQGHWYSYFGVLPALLIFAPYRLVTSLFIPGGLALPAGVAVSLLLFVFVLFGSLLVIRLLKTLNPKTSLATVSMAITLFLLGSQVGYLAFRMNFYSVPFAASLALSVMGLWFWLGSKGYPDRTYDKGKIKIRNESKPISSLHDTPKTEKSSRRHLVAIGDASPLSWPHLAAGSLCLAANFGCRPTFTLVALLAFPIFWPQIRSIFTKSSSAEKPVKRRAIINTLIAVLLPALVVVVPLCIYNYVRFGSPIDFGERYQITVADMTHYRNSPANLLPTLGYYLFLPLRFSREFPFLAINPTPLASWSYTEPLVGGLFVLCPVLLLVVLLLVPGIRRRIRRSGLLRIVLTMLPLALLLLLVDIFKGGIGWRYMVDFGWLVALAAVVVAGAILGDARPCRNKTILNETSVVTDHGKSSSQPNPRNQFGRLRIHRQAASPTLQPRIDWGCVAVRLFMSILLLLSITVAFLIIFVPGREDALTRTNPALFQAVASWFVV from the coding sequence GTGAACACTTCTTCTCGTAGCTTTCCAGCCCGCCACAAGACCGCCATTTTCGCTCTTCTGGCGGCTGCGGTCATACTCCTGTTGGAGTGTTTCGCATTCAACCTGCAGTTCTGGAGCACCTTGGGGGCCAGTCGCGATTCCGTTTCGGCGTTGAACACGCTTGGCCCGGGTTTGTCCCGTCAAAAAGACGGCACGCTTCTGGTCACGGATCCGAGCTCGGCGTTCCTTACCACAAAAAGTGATGGAAGTTCACCGTACATACGTATTGATCCCGCCGAATCGACGTTCCGTTTCACTTCCCCTTCTGAGGTTTTGGGCTTTGCCGATGCCAGTCAAAATATGGGAAGCACGGCGAAAGGCAAAGCGGAATCACCTCTGACTGCCTTCCATATCCGAGTGGACGCTGCCGGGTACGCCTCCCCTGTCCGTTCGGTTTCGACCGTCATATCCAATTCCCGCTACCTGCGCATTCCCCACCTCAATTCAGCGCAACAGACCACCGATATCAAAGTTTGGGTTGACGAGCCTGCAGGAACCCACGTCGATATCGCAGCCGTCCACGCCAACGTGCGCGTACCATTCCATGCCAGCTGGGGGCGTGTGGCGGCCATGGCCACCATCGTCTTGTTAATTGCATTGTGGATGCCATCTTCTGCGTTATGGCGAATGCGTTTGGACACGGCCAGTATCCGACAGAGGCTCGTTTTTGCAGGATTCATGCTTATCGTCGGCGCGTTTGCAGCGCTCTCCATCGTGCAATCGATATGGGCGGCCAACTCGTCCGCATTCCATGAACCCGGCAATTACACCTATGATTTCAATCAATACGACCACTTGTCCGATTCCCTGCTTCATGGTAAAACATCGATTGACCTGCCAGTGCCGCAAGCGCTCAAAACCGCTCAAAATCCTTATGATCCGCAAACCCGCGAAATGTTGCTTAACAAGGGTGTCACGCCGATTTATTGGGATTATTCCTACTACCAAGGGCATTGGTATTCATATTTCGGCGTGTTGCCGGCCCTGTTGATTTTCGCTCCGTATCGTCTGGTGACCTCGCTGTTCATTCCAGGTGGATTGGCGCTTCCCGCAGGAGTTGCCGTGTCGCTTCTGCTCTTCGTCTTCGTGCTGTTCGGCTCCCTGCTGGTCATCCGTTTGCTGAAAACGCTGAACCCCAAGACCTCATTGGCAACGGTTTCGATGGCCATCACACTTTTCCTGTTGGGCTCACAAGTCGGCTATTTGGCATTTCGTATGAATTTCTATTCGGTTCCATTTGCCGCTTCGTTGGCTTTAAGCGTCATGGGGCTGTGGTTCTGGCTGGGTTCAAAGGGATACCCTGACCGCACTTATGACAAGGGAAAAATCAAAATTCGCAACGAGTCCAAGCCAATATCCTCATTGCATGACACTCCAAAAACAGAAAAATCATCGCGTCGTCATTTGGTTGCCATAGGCGACGCCTCTCCGCTTTCCTGGCCCCATCTCGCCGCAGGCTCGCTGTGTCTGGCGGCGAATTTCGGCTGCCGTCCTACGTTCACTTTGGTCGCTTTGCTGGCGTTCCCGATATTCTGGCCACAAATCCGTTCAATATTCACCAAGTCCTCATCAGCGGAAAAACCTGTCAAACGCAGGGCGATAATCAACACGCTGATCGCGGTTCTGCTACCCGCATTGGTGGTTGTAGTGCCGTTGTGCATCTACAACTACGTCCGTTTCGGCTCCCCCATCGATTTCGGCGAACGCTACCAAATCACCGTCGCCGACATGACACATTACCGCAACTCCCCTGCCAATCTTTTGCCGACACTCGGCTATTACCTGTTCCTGCCGCTACGTTTCTCACGCGAGTTTCCGTTTCTGGCAATCAACCCCACACCGTTGGCGTCCTGGAGCTATACGGAACCATTGGTCGGCGGGCTTTTCGTGTTGTGCCCGGTACTTTTGCTTGTCGTTCTCCTGCTGGTACCCGGCATAAGACGGCGTATCCGTCGTTCCGGCCTGCTGCGAATCGTTCTTACGATGTTGCCGTTGGCCTTGCTGCTCTTGCTTGTCGATATTTTCAAAGGCGGCATCGGTTGGCGCTATATGGTCGATTTCGGGTGGTTGGTAGCTCTGGCGGCTGTTGTGGTGGCCGGCGCCATTCTGGGTGACGCGCGGCCATGCCGGAATAAAACGATATTGAATGAGACTTCCGTCGTAACCGACCACGGGAAATCATCATCGCAGCCGAACCCGCGTAATCAGTTTGGAAGACTGAGGATCCATCGTCAAGCTGCATCCCCGACTTTGCAGCCTCGCATCGATTGGGGTTGTGTCGCCGTGCGTCTTTTCATGTCGATACTGCTCTTACTGAGTATTACCGTGGCGTTCCTGATCATTTTTGTTCCCGGCCGCGAAGACGCCCTGACGCGAACGAATCCGGCATTGTTCCAGGCGGTCGCCTCCTGGTTTGTCGTTTAG
- a CDS encoding tetratricopeptide repeat protein, with product MSNFTQHLHDFASSSRFGRFVESARGIAHRVNTLVGSGVSRHDVNDAGSASSSRSQGKTKTSAMMQELFERAIQLGPMVKRRIFEDFPDVPGGISLGWAQLPQLDGRFFALGVFLAPNEFCQVALVDGKGRVFLGGDPQMDTHDVDPALVFGKEGDFSLSNDSRMRGGKTGESATSPETVQNSRVKAASSEGNGDVGEGRGIDVVQGGIVGRDMFGQMTWLASWLKRGNCYTLEQMRYRLPENLRLNLEYRDAMAIAFFATYMLPQIGGQLIGFGAGNIFRRLNREAPLGAIRRSVRDSLEARTHGLRVSGLEDYFADLMRESGALKPSAGLEAVHGAEPLHLYTSSYSGAYFFTWDDSLNLAPALEALNIEGNLNRFASVSVWLEHNAHTGALPIEDTVTRAQAAQIDHALLENPALMALKPLPKEGTDLGESSSVSLSRMIGIAGQAADRIAANAPGEDDGDDGVSSARVSGPASRGEWVYRQALSTLLRQIRVPYRFDTEFRSNLELGNVAVAFTTAGRTMMPTSRYDSQRHTWVALSDNERTAMSERYNLRVGLMIAALCFGADESIQNVSIRIDSMGLEEAVEQQDSAISKLMAQALGAFERMPGGDMRRGSSKADPKDGDIHGDPSQAGAVAAGHDSMPFASPSVQNPEGAATDNSSEPQNDDSPQNHADPSTEGRGTNPTSAAQVPPSSQSPRNPEGNVASDNGDGTNMADADGVDGHNDGKLKNPNPSQIQSSDDEATSDDSHVDEAQIDAQFADLMKGVDLDSIAMSVPQGDQQTDIEDDTENGDGTDGNDPLAVLRSGPTAYNMATVTFTREEFMRAIASDGLDHPIETYRKFGASLNIVGVMPRNANPQFTLRDKRFSPLGSQEEPELADASIDGDARRVLGTDNITGLSIQRADLLQRAVSDFHRIAEDSTLPSVTKAQQAMAIVDANGDPELKKLAPSVSSALIDGVDTPDLNFTIAKDLDAERVKARDLLFSGQVDQAITSLEEAVEKVDALYAPTGAPRYFNSYAERVVYNRLFATSDENTVLIPDNLFYAHMELADVLAQLQGAKAALPHLNQMVSYAPAYPLSHMRLAVQLAREEDWNSARAACLNALRVSLDRDDAAYAYYRLAYAEWMLGDFDVAAASYIMSEHISPGKIGSLDGELQELLARAQSQCILVPVSFEAAQQVLVSHDLPVWPHTEVGDIVRDAARICVDKALFVPARTLSVAAARMDDSADDGMDMAQAQFLRSLNA from the coding sequence ATGTCCAATTTCACACAGCATTTGCATGATTTCGCCTCTTCTTCGCGTTTTGGAAGGTTTGTTGAGTCGGCTCGCGGTATCGCGCATCGTGTGAATACGTTGGTGGGCAGCGGTGTTTCGAGGCATGATGTCAATGATGCCGGTTCGGCTTCGTCGTCGCGGTCACAGGGCAAAACCAAAACAAGCGCCATGATGCAGGAGCTTTTCGAACGTGCCATCCAGCTGGGGCCGATGGTCAAACGTCGTATTTTTGAAGATTTTCCCGATGTGCCGGGCGGAATTTCGCTGGGATGGGCGCAACTTCCGCAGCTCGATGGACGATTTTTCGCTCTCGGAGTGTTTCTTGCCCCGAATGAATTCTGCCAGGTCGCTTTGGTCGACGGCAAGGGACGCGTGTTTTTGGGCGGTGATCCGCAGATGGACACCCACGATGTCGATCCCGCATTGGTCTTTGGCAAAGAAGGCGATTTTTCGCTTTCGAACGACAGCAGGATGCGGGGAGGCAAGACAGGCGAATCCGCAACATCTCCCGAGACCGTTCAAAATTCCCGCGTTAAGGCGGCATCTTCCGAGGGGAACGGTGATGTTGGTGAGGGCCGTGGCATCGATGTGGTGCAGGGCGGCATCGTCGGCCGTGACATGTTCGGCCAGATGACCTGGCTCGCCTCCTGGCTCAAGCGCGGCAACTGCTATACCTTGGAGCAGATGCGTTACCGCCTGCCCGAGAATCTGAGACTCAATCTGGAGTACCGGGATGCGATGGCCATCGCTTTCTTCGCCACCTACATGCTTCCGCAGATCGGCGGACAGCTTATCGGTTTCGGCGCCGGCAATATCTTTCGCAGGCTCAACCGTGAGGCGCCGCTCGGTGCGATTCGCCGCAGCGTGCGCGACAGCCTGGAAGCCAGGACACATGGTCTGCGCGTCTCTGGGCTTGAGGATTATTTTGCCGATCTGATGCGCGAATCGGGGGCTTTGAAACCGTCGGCCGGACTCGAGGCCGTTCATGGGGCGGAACCTTTGCACCTCTATACTTCCAGCTATTCCGGTGCCTATTTCTTTACCTGGGACGACTCCCTCAATCTCGCCCCGGCTCTTGAAGCTTTGAACATCGAAGGCAATCTGAACCGTTTCGCCTCGGTCAGCGTTTGGCTTGAGCATAACGCGCACACCGGCGCGCTGCCGATCGAGGATACCGTCACCCGTGCTCAGGCGGCACAGATCGACCATGCGCTGCTCGAAAATCCGGCATTAATGGCATTGAAACCTTTGCCGAAAGAGGGCACGGACCTGGGTGAGTCCAGTTCCGTTTCATTATCACGAATGATCGGGATAGCAGGACAGGCCGCAGACCGTATCGCCGCAAATGCTCCCGGCGAAGACGATGGTGATGACGGTGTTTCTTCTGCACGAGTTTCTGGCCCAGCTTCTCGTGGCGAATGGGTCTATCGCCAGGCTCTCTCAACCCTATTGCGGCAGATACGGGTGCCGTACCGTTTCGATACCGAATTCCGTTCCAATCTGGAACTTGGCAATGTCGCAGTGGCTTTCACCACCGCCGGGCGCACCATGATGCCCACCAGCAGATACGACTCGCAACGTCATACATGGGTGGCTCTAAGCGACAACGAACGTACGGCCATGAGTGAACGATACAATCTGCGTGTCGGCCTGATGATCGCCGCACTGTGCTTCGGCGCCGATGAAAGTATCCAAAACGTCTCCATCCGCATCGATTCCATGGGGCTGGAAGAGGCGGTAGAACAGCAGGATTCCGCGATTTCCAAACTGATGGCACAGGCTCTGGGCGCTTTCGAACGCATGCCCGGCGGGGATATGAGAAGGGGAAGTTCGAAAGCCGATCCCAAGGACGGCGATATCCACGGTGATCCGTCGCAGGCCGGTGCCGTGGCGGCTGGTCACGATTCCATGCCTTTTGCTTCGCCTTCGGTTCAAAATCCCGAGGGGGCGGCGACAGACAATTCTTCCGAACCTCAAAATGACGATAGCCCGCAGAACCATGCCGATCCGAGCACTGAAGGACGGGGAACGAACCCGACCAGTGCGGCGCAAGTCCCGCCATCTTCTCAATCACCTCGCAATCCAGAAGGCAACGTTGCCTCGGATAATGGGGACGGCACGAATATGGCCGATGCTGACGGTGTGGATGGGCACAATGATGGCAAACTCAAAAATCCGAATCCGTCTCAAATTCAAAGTTCCGACGATGAAGCCACGAGCGACGATTCTCACGTCGACGAGGCACAGATCGATGCCCAATTCGCCGATCTGATGAAAGGCGTCGACCTCGATAGCATCGCCATGTCGGTGCCGCAGGGTGACCAACAAACCGATATTGAAGACGATACTGAAAACGGTGACGGAACCGACGGCAACGACCCTCTAGCGGTGTTGCGAAGCGGGCCTACTGCGTACAATATGGCGACCGTCACCTTCACCCGCGAAGAGTTCATGCGCGCCATCGCCTCCGATGGGTTGGATCATCCCATCGAGACCTACCGTAAGTTCGGCGCCTCGCTCAACATCGTTGGTGTTATGCCTCGCAACGCCAATCCGCAGTTCACCTTACGCGACAAGCGTTTCTCCCCTCTGGGGAGCCAGGAGGAACCGGAGCTCGCAGACGCGTCAATCGATGGCGACGCCAGGCGTGTGCTTGGCACCGACAACATCACTGGGCTTTCCATCCAACGGGCCGACCTGTTGCAGCGTGCGGTGAGTGATTTCCACCGGATCGCCGAAGACAGCACTCTGCCCAGCGTCACCAAGGCCCAGCAGGCCATGGCGATTGTCGACGCCAATGGTGACCCCGAATTGAAGAAGCTTGCACCAAGCGTGAGCAGCGCCTTGATTGACGGAGTGGATACCCCGGATCTCAATTTCACCATTGCCAAAGATCTGGATGCCGAGCGCGTCAAAGCGCGTGATCTGCTGTTTTCAGGCCAAGTCGATCAGGCCATTACAAGCCTCGAAGAGGCCGTCGAGAAAGTGGACGCGCTCTATGCGCCGACCGGCGCCCCGCGTTATTTCAACTCGTATGCTGAACGTGTGGTCTATAACCGTCTTTTCGCCACCAGCGATGAGAACACCGTGCTTATCCCAGACAATCTTTTCTATGCCCATATGGAACTGGCCGATGTGCTCGCCCAATTGCAGGGCGCGAAGGCCGCGCTGCCGCATTTGAACCAGATGGTTTCTTACGCTCCGGCCTACCCGCTTTCTCATATGAGGCTTGCCGTTCAGCTGGCGCGCGAAGAGGATTGGAATTCCGCCCGTGCCGCCTGCCTGAACGCTTTGCGTGTCTCGCTTGACCGTGATGATGCGGCGTATGCCTATTACCGTCTGGCCTATGCGGAATGGATGCTTGGCGATTTCGATGTGGCTGCCGCCAGTTACATCATGAGCGAACATATCTCACCGGGAAAGATTGGCTCGCTTGACGGCGAACTTCAGGAATTGCTGGCACGCGCGCAATCCCAGTGCATTCTCGTGCCGGTATCCTTCGAGGCAGCCCAGCAGGTGCTCGTCTCCCATGATCTGCCGGTCTGGCCGCATACCGAGGTCGGCGACATCGTGCGTGACGCGGCCCGTATATGCGTGGATAAGGCGCTTTTCGTGCCGGCGCGTACTCTTTCGGTGGCGGCGGCAAGAATGGATGACAGTGCCGACGACGGCATGGATATGGCACAGGCGCAGTTCCTGCGTTCGCTCAATGCATAA